From Pulveribacter suum, a single genomic window includes:
- a CDS encoding YcjF family protein, which translates to MGTEEIRAILTICLLASYADGDKHDREREQIRQVAQGLAQDQQVNLPGLYQDVLMRRVQLADVLPQLASAESRQLAYEMAVCVCEADGQISAQEQAFLAQLREALGQPTSAGFAAQADALASAPLQTPSVAAPQWVPPGQPAPHPGAADALASEPAARRTGKLPAAEMDRKILNASILNGAIELLPENLSTLAIIPLQMRLVYQIGQGYGYELDRGHIKDLLAALGVGLTSQYLEEAGRKLLGGLLGKAGKGLLGGLGRQAVSSGMSFASTYALGHVANQYYAGGRTLSTQMLRDAYQHVMADGRQLQTRYLPQMQETARGLNTAKIMQMVRGG; encoded by the coding sequence ATGGGCACCGAAGAAATCCGCGCCATTCTCACCATCTGCCTGCTGGCTTCGTATGCCGACGGCGACAAGCATGACCGTGAGCGCGAGCAGATCCGCCAAGTGGCGCAAGGCCTGGCGCAGGACCAGCAGGTCAACCTGCCTGGCCTGTACCAGGACGTACTGATGCGCCGGGTACAGCTGGCCGATGTGCTGCCCCAGCTGGCCAGCGCCGAGTCGCGCCAGCTGGCCTATGAGATGGCGGTCTGCGTCTGCGAGGCCGACGGTCAGATCAGTGCGCAGGAGCAGGCCTTCCTGGCGCAGCTGCGCGAAGCCTTGGGACAGCCGACCTCCGCGGGGTTCGCCGCGCAGGCCGATGCCCTGGCCAGCGCGCCGCTGCAGACACCCTCGGTCGCCGCGCCGCAGTGGGTGCCGCCAGGCCAGCCTGCGCCGCACCCGGGCGCCGCCGATGCGCTGGCGAGCGAGCCGGCCGCACGCCGCACGGGCAAGCTGCCTGCCGCCGAGATGGACCGCAAGATCCTCAACGCCTCCATCCTCAACGGCGCCATCGAACTGCTGCCCGAGAACCTGTCCACGCTGGCCATCATTCCGCTGCAGATGCGGCTGGTCTACCAGATCGGCCAGGGCTACGGCTACGAGCTGGACCGCGGCCACATCAAGGATCTGCTGGCGGCGCTGGGCGTGGGCCTGACCTCCCAGTACCTGGAAGAGGCCGGGCGCAAGCTGCTCGGCGGCCTGCTGGGCAAGGCCGGCAAGGGCCTGCTGGGCGGCCTGGGGCGCCAGGCGGTGAGCAGCGGCATGAGCTTTGCGTCCACCTACGCGCTCGGCCACGTAGCCAACCAGTACTACGCCGGCGGCCGCACCCTGAGCACGCAGATGCTGCGCGACGCTTACCAGCACGTGATGGCCGATGGCCGCCAGCTGCAGACCCGGTACCTGCCCCAGATGCAGGAGACGGCCCGGGGGCTGAATACCGCGAAGATCATGCAGATGGTGCGGGGCGGCTGA
- the pepN gene encoding aminopeptidase N, translating into MSREGQPAAIQRQDYAPPAYWIDAVQLTFDLDPAKTRVLSKMQVRRNPQVAPQPLRLDGEELNLARVQVNGAGTSFKMEDGQLVLENLPGGHEPFELEIFTTCQPIKNTQLSGLYVSEGTFFTQCEAQGFRRITYFLDRPDVMATYSVLLRADKAAYPVLLSNGNLVESGELDDGRHFARWVDPHKKPSYLFALVAGKLVAREQKIKSRAGTEHLLQVWVRAGDLGKTEHAMNSLMASIAWDEARFNLPLDLERFMIVATSDFNMGAMENKGLNVFNTKYVLASQATATDVDFANIESVVGHEYFHNWTGNRVTCRDWFQLSLKEGLTVFRDQEFSMDMAGSPSARAVKRIEDVRVLRTVQFPEDAGPMAHPVRPDSYVEINNFYTVTIYEKGAEVVRMQHNLVGREGFARGMKLYFERHDGQAVTCDDFAAAMADANPGSELSRRLEHFKRWYSQAGTPRVKAVGQYDAAAQTYTLQLSQSCPATPGQADKQPFVIPVTLGLLGPQGAALPLQLQGEEQPGGTERTVVLHEAQQTLTFTHVAQPPVPSLLRAFSAPVVLECDYSDEDLLLLLAHDSDPFNRWEAGQRLLLRVAIESIAAPAGGTGAGAGFDQRLLPPAIVQALQGVLRHPQLDAAFKELVLSLPSEAYIAEQLDTVDPQRVHAVREALRLELATALQADWEWAFETHQDSGAYRPDPQSAGRRALAGAALSMLCLAAQAQGDSVWPGKAYQRFKSAGNMTDRFNALAALVTSGHELAAPALQRFHALFKGDALVIDKWFALQAATPDRAGDALPAVRALMQHPDFSLKNPNRARSVIFSYCNGNPGGFHRADGAGYAFWAEQVLQLDAINPQVAARLARSLDRWSKLAEPYRGAAREAIARVAGHAALSSDVREVVTRALAA; encoded by the coding sequence ATGTCGAGAGAAGGACAACCCGCTGCCATCCAACGCCAGGACTACGCGCCCCCGGCGTACTGGATCGACGCGGTGCAGCTCACCTTCGACCTGGACCCGGCCAAGACCCGCGTGCTGAGCAAGATGCAGGTGCGCCGCAACCCGCAGGTGGCGCCCCAGCCGCTGCGCCTGGATGGCGAGGAGCTGAACCTGGCGCGCGTGCAGGTCAATGGCGCAGGCACGTCCTTCAAGATGGAGGATGGCCAGCTGGTGCTGGAAAACCTGCCGGGTGGCCACGAGCCCTTCGAGCTGGAGATCTTCACCACCTGCCAGCCCATCAAGAACACCCAGCTGTCGGGCCTGTACGTGAGCGAAGGCACGTTCTTCACGCAGTGCGAGGCGCAGGGCTTTCGGCGCATCACCTATTTCCTGGATCGTCCGGACGTCATGGCCACCTACAGCGTGCTGCTGCGCGCGGACAAGGCGGCCTATCCGGTGCTGCTCTCCAACGGCAACCTGGTCGAAAGCGGCGAGCTGGACGATGGCCGCCACTTCGCCCGCTGGGTGGACCCGCACAAGAAGCCCAGCTACCTGTTTGCCCTGGTGGCGGGCAAGCTGGTTGCGCGCGAGCAAAAGATCAAGAGCCGCGCCGGCACCGAGCACCTGCTGCAGGTCTGGGTGCGCGCCGGCGACCTGGGCAAGACCGAGCACGCCATGAATTCGCTGATGGCATCGATTGCCTGGGACGAGGCGCGCTTCAACCTGCCGCTGGACCTGGAGCGCTTCATGATCGTCGCCACCAGCGACTTCAACATGGGCGCGATGGAAAACAAGGGCCTGAACGTCTTCAATACCAAGTACGTGCTGGCCAGCCAGGCGACGGCGACCGACGTGGACTTCGCCAACATCGAGTCGGTGGTGGGCCACGAGTACTTCCACAACTGGACGGGCAACCGCGTCACCTGCCGCGACTGGTTCCAGCTGTCGCTGAAGGAAGGCCTGACGGTCTTTCGCGACCAGGAATTCTCGATGGACATGGCCGGCAGCCCGTCCGCGCGCGCCGTCAAGCGCATCGAGGACGTGCGCGTGCTGCGCACCGTGCAGTTCCCCGAGGACGCCGGCCCCATGGCCCACCCGGTGCGGCCCGACAGCTACGTCGAGATCAACAACTTCTACACCGTCACCATCTACGAAAAGGGTGCCGAGGTGGTGCGCATGCAGCACAACCTGGTCGGGCGCGAGGGCTTCGCGCGCGGCATGAAGCTGTACTTCGAGCGCCACGATGGCCAGGCGGTGACCTGCGACGACTTCGCGGCCGCCATGGCCGACGCCAACCCGGGTAGCGAACTCAGTCGCCGCCTGGAGCATTTCAAGCGCTGGTACTCGCAGGCCGGCACGCCGCGCGTGAAGGCCGTGGGCCAGTACGACGCCGCTGCGCAGACCTACACCCTGCAGCTGTCGCAAAGCTGCCCGGCCACGCCCGGCCAGGCGGACAAGCAGCCCTTCGTCATCCCCGTGACGCTGGGCCTGCTGGGCCCGCAAGGCGCCGCCCTGCCCCTGCAGCTGCAGGGCGAGGAGCAGCCTGGCGGCACCGAGCGCACCGTCGTGCTGCACGAGGCGCAGCAGACGCTGACCTTCACGCACGTCGCCCAGCCGCCCGTGCCCTCGCTGCTGCGCGCCTTCAGCGCGCCGGTGGTGCTGGAGTGCGACTACAGCGACGAAGACCTGCTGCTGCTGCTCGCGCACGACAGCGACCCCTTCAACCGCTGGGAGGCCGGCCAGCGCCTGCTGCTGCGCGTTGCTATTGAAAGCATAGCAGCTCCCGCAGGCGGGACGGGCGCTGGAGCCGGTTTTGACCAAAGACTGCTGCCACCCGCCATCGTGCAGGCGCTGCAAGGCGTGCTGCGCCACCCGCAGCTGGACGCCGCCTTCAAGGAGCTGGTGCTGAGCCTGCCCTCCGAGGCCTACATCGCCGAGCAGCTGGACACGGTCGATCCGCAGCGCGTGCATGCCGTGCGCGAGGCGCTGCGCCTGGAGCTGGCCACCGCCCTGCAGGCCGATTGGGAATGGGCTTTCGAGACCCACCAGGACAGCGGCGCCTACCGGCCCGACCCGCAATCCGCCGGCCGCCGCGCGCTGGCCGGCGCGGCGCTGTCCATGCTGTGCCTGGCTGCGCAGGCGCAAGGCGATTCGGTCTGGCCCGGCAAGGCCTACCAGCGCTTCAAGTCCGCCGGCAACATGACCGATCGCTTCAACGCCCTGGCCGCCCTGGTCACCAGCGGCCACGAGCTGGCCGCGCCGGCGCTGCAGCGCTTTCACGCGCTGTTCAAGGGCGACGCGCTGGTCATCGACAAGTGGTTCGCCCTGCAGGCCGCCACGCCGGACCGCGCGGGCGACGCCCTGCCCGCCGTGCGCGCGCTGATGCAGCACCCGGACTTTTCGCTGAAGAACCCCAACCGCGCGCGCAGCGTGATCTTCAGCTATTGCAACGGCAACCCCGGCGGCTTTCACCGCGCCGACGGCGCCGGCTACGCCTTCTGGGCCGAGCAGGTGCTGCAGCTGGACGCCATCAACCCGCAGGTCGCCGCGCGCCTGGCCCGGTCGCTGGACCGCTGGAGCAAGCTGGCTGAGCCCTACCGCGGCGCCGCGCGCGAAGCCATTGCCCGCGTCGCTGGCCACGCCGCGCTGTCCAGCGACGTGCGCGAGGTCGTGACCCGCGCCCTGGCTGCCTGA
- a CDS encoding class 1 fructose-bisphosphatase has protein sequence MTERISLTRYLVEQQRDHGRIPPQLRLLLEVVARACKRIALAVNKGELGDVMGTASTENVQGEVQKKLDIIANETLIEANEWGGHLAAMASEEMEGIYVVPNRYPQGEYLLLFDPLDGSSNIDVNVSIGTIFSVLKKPEDHPGVQVGDFLQPGSAQVAAGYCIYGPQTTLVLTVGDGVAMFTLDREQGSFVLTRENIRIPEDTKEFAINMSNMRHWDAPVRRYIDECLAGEEGPRGKNFNMRWIASMVADVHRILMRGGIFMYPWDKREPNKPGKLRLMYEANPMGWLVEQAGGAATNGKERILEVQPTQLHQRVSVILGSKNEVERVTSYHGGI, from the coding sequence ATGACCGAACGCATCAGCCTGACCCGCTACCTCGTGGAGCAGCAGCGCGACCACGGCCGCATCCCGCCGCAGCTACGCCTGCTGCTGGAGGTGGTGGCGCGCGCCTGCAAGCGCATCGCCCTGGCCGTGAACAAGGGCGAACTGGGCGACGTGATGGGCACCGCCAGCACCGAGAACGTGCAGGGCGAGGTGCAAAAGAAGCTGGACATCATCGCCAACGAGACGCTGATAGAGGCCAACGAATGGGGCGGCCACCTGGCGGCCATGGCCAGCGAAGAGATGGAGGGCATCTACGTGGTGCCCAACCGCTACCCGCAGGGCGAATACCTGCTGCTGTTCGACCCGCTCGACGGCTCATCCAACATCGACGTGAACGTCAGCATCGGCACCATCTTCAGCGTGCTGAAAAAGCCCGAGGACCACCCGGGTGTGCAGGTGGGCGACTTCCTGCAGCCGGGCTCTGCCCAGGTGGCGGCCGGCTACTGCATCTACGGCCCGCAGACCACGCTGGTGCTCACCGTGGGCGACGGCGTGGCCATGTTCACGCTGGACCGGGAGCAGGGCTCGTTCGTGCTCACGCGCGAGAACATCCGCATCCCCGAGGACACGAAGGAATTCGCCATCAACATGAGCAACATGCGCCACTGGGACGCGCCGGTGCGCCGCTACATCGACGAGTGCCTGGCCGGCGAGGAAGGCCCGCGCGGCAAGAACTTCAACATGCGCTGGATCGCCAGCATGGTGGCCGACGTACACCGCATCCTGATGCGCGGCGGGATCTTCATGTACCCCTGGGACAAGCGCGAGCCGAACAAGCCGGGCAAGCTGCGCCTGATGTACGAAGCCAACCCCATGGGCTGGCTGGTCGAGCAGGCGGGCGGCGCGGCCACCAATGGCAAGGAGCGCATCCTGGAAGTGCAGCCCACCCAGCTGCACCAGCGCGTGAGCGTCATCCTGGGCTCCAAAAACGAGGTCGAGCGCGTGACCAGCTACCACGGCGGTATATAA